The Cucumis melo cultivar AY chromosome 9, USDA_Cmelo_AY_1.0, whole genome shotgun sequence genome includes the window TATCTCGTTGGTATATTTAGACTTTCCCTAACCATAAATAATCTCTTATCAATGAATCACAATGCACAATAGTAAGGAGAATAGAGTATGCCTCAAATACATGAAACATTCTCTTCTTCTAACACAAGCTGAAACAGCTACACCAAAACAATACAAATGTTGCTATTAAGACAAACTAAATCGCCAAAACTCTAACTTGAGAATTAAGTGTCCTTTAAATATACACAGTGGAATTCCAAATAAACAACCCTAACTTTTAAAGCGTTGAATAAAAGAAGATATCAACAGCAGAAATTGAAACGCAACCACCTATATGGAAAGTATCTTGCACAATCAGCATTTCAATAGATCAacccttttttaaaaaaacaataacaatgTCACATTTCTGATATCTAAAGTCATAAAATAAATATTGTCAATCTCACAAAACCTAACAActtcaaataaatttataattatattaatgaTAAAGGAAAAATTGCCCAATATAGTCTATTTTTAAGGGGTTGTGGGGTTTTAGGATTGATCGGGAGAAAATAGACTTTTACGACAAAATATGAGTGAAAAGTCCAATTTACCCTTGAAtgaaattttcctttttctttcacaCGATAAACTCACTCTCTTCTCTCACTTGCTATCTTCTTCCTTCAACTTCTCTCTAACCTCTTTCCAACTCTTTTTCTCttaaaaattgtttattttaattattaaaaaacattttttaaataaatgtatattaattttctactcttacaacatttttgttttaagtttCCATCAATTCTTTTTCCACTTGGTTTTCGATTCTCCTTTTAAACATGTCATAAATATAAACAAGTAATAAGTtagattgtttttttctttttatagttagataagatattttttttaattgtgttACATTAACTTATGTAGTTGAATTTGGATATGATTTATTGTACACTTcaacatgtatatatattttttgcttCATCTCTTTGGTTTAAATTTTAGAACAAAACATTTAGGtttatgattattttattttattttatttgtttatgtgAAATTAGATATAGGTGTGTACCCGAACCTTGATTTACTTACTTaatttatttaatcatttattAAATGTATTCTTTCAAACTTACTCTTAATCTTTCTTGCCACTTTTGATCAAGTTTTCGTGTTATTTGGTAAATGTTaatttagtttgtttttttttttactattataTGATATTGAAGTTTTTTATGGAGGAATTCTTTAAAGTCGATTTTTTCGGCTGAGCTTATGATTTCTTAActaatattgaaaaaattggcATGACTTTACACATCATGGGaactactatttttttttacctCACAAACATCCCGCGGGTTTTAAACTTGAAAATACCAAATTTCAAAGCATTTCTTTACTTATTTTAGGTGATTTTACACATATTTTATAGAGtctttagtattttttttttatctcgcaaaTATCTCACAAATATCTCGCAACTTCCAAACTTAAAATGATTAATCCTAAACCAATTATAGATGATTTAGGAAGATTTTGCACATGGTTTAAGGAGCTTTTAGCCACTATTTGTATCTTACAAACAACTTGCAAACATTTTGCAAACACCTCGCAACTTCTAAACTTCAAAAATCTAATCCAATGATCAATTATATACTTGTTTTATGTGATTTGGGGTGATTCTACACATTGATTAAATATGTGACTAATATTTATGATATGACTGACATGTGTGGATGTCGTTATGGATTACTAGCAGTTGCCTCATACTTGTAGCGATGTGGCATTCCGCAGTTATGTCTCCTTTGGGATTCATCAACTATATTGTGTTTCCTTCAAATTATTATGTTTCCTTCAGGATTCacaagtttggaatgtgcgagatgtatGTGAGATATGCGTGAGATATGTGCGAGATATGTACGGGATGTTTGCGAGATAATACATATGTATCTAAAAGCCTTCCTAAATATGCGTAAAAGCACTCCATAGGACTTAAAAGAGGTAGAAATTCGATTTTGGAACACATAGTAAAAGTTTgaaatgtgcgagatgtgtgcacGATATGTgtgagatgtgtgcgagataataCATGTGTACCTAAAAGGTTTCCTAAACACGTATAGCACTCTAAAGAACTTAAGAGATGTAGAAACTTGAATtttgttcaagattgtgtaccaagatcttttatatttggtacacgatcttgaactaaaaacactttgaaaaagaaaacaacaccagatttatgattgattgaaaacaaatatcatgatttaaaaaatatatataaatgaaaaattccaggagcaaagaaaaaagaagatggaaaggaaaagaaaattgcaaagaagagaagaaagaatattgaaaagaagaacaaacctggaatatttaaaaaaaatagccGGCTTCATGggttttttgattttgttacccAAGTCGTAAAAATTTAGtgttttgatatatttatgaaaattatccataaacttaaatgttttgttctaaaatttaaaacaaagagatgaagcaaaaaaaaaaaaaaaaaaatatatatatatatatatatatatatttatatatatatgttgaatTGTACACAAATCATATCCAAATTCAATTAGATAAGTTAATGTAGTATAGTTAAAAAAACATCTTATCTAactataaaaagtaaaaaacaatCTAACTTATTACTTGTTTAAATTTATGACATGTTTCGAatatgggggggggggggggggagttggtagaaacttaaaacaaaaatgttgtaagagtagaaaattaatataaatttattttttaaaaaattttaataattaaaatgaacAATTTTTCAAGAGTAATAGAGTTTGAGAGATGTCAGAGAAGTTTGAGGAAGAAGATAACAAGTGGGAGAAGAGAATAAGTTTGTTGTGTGAAAGAGAAGGGGAAATTTCATTCAAGGGTATATTGAACTTTTTACTCAAATTTTGTAAGTCTATTTTTTCCGATCAATCCTAAAATCACACACACCCTTAAAAAATGGATTATATTTGGCAATTTTCCAtgataaaatcatttttaatttagagtTATTTTTTCAACGAGATATTAACAGTTTTAGTTCATATACTAATTGTAAGAATAGTTTCTTTTAAGTTGAATAgaatttttgaaacttttaatagttcaaaaggtatttttgaaacaaaataagaatgtttttgaactttttataaaaagaattgagatttttttgaaatttttgataaagagaaaagaaaagaagaaagaaaaaagaaaaacaagtttGTAGAACTCCGTGGGAAAATCGTCGAGGGCCCTGTGAAGGAATTTTGAAATTATAATGAGGGTATTTTCGTCAACAAGGGAATTTAGACATCGTATATAAGCATCCTCAAACCCTATAATTAAGCCCTTCAATCCAATTGCCATTCTCCATCTCTCGCCGCAAGGGTTTAAGAGCAGCTTCTCTCCTCAGGTTGGGGTTTCTCCCTATCTTCTTCATTCTTCCTCTTCTcgatttctttcttctatttgcTCGATAGTCTCTTATTTCTTGAGCTTTTGCTGTTTTTCTCCTGTACATCCTAACATGAATTATAACTTGGTTTTGATTTTGTCTTTTACTTCTGTATTAAACAACTTTTCTTACCCTtttattcttctcttcttcttcgtgTCCCTGCCCTTTTGTTTTTATGCTAATTTTATGTTTCTGTTTATCAATCTATCGAGGCGTGACCTGTCGTTCTTCCAATAGCGTAGATCTGCACTTAATCTATTCTAGCTGATTGGATTGGTCGTTTTtcgtttttttaatttattttctctgTTTTAGTTccgataaatttttttatatataattaacaaGTTCTCCAGCCAAAAGGGTTAATATTGCGTtggatattttaatttttacgtTATTTAGATGTGTGAATCTAATAAAATTAGGGTTATTCATAAATTTCAGTAATGATATTTTGGTTATCTGTTCTTGCTGTTCCTGTTTCGCAGTTCTTTTACCTAATATTCAAGCATGGGTAAGGAAAAGACTCACATCAACATTGTGGTCATTGGCCATGTCGACTCTGGCAAGTCGACCACTACTGGCCATTTGATTTACAAGCTTGGAGGTATTGACAAGCGTGTTATTGAGAGGTTCGAGAAAGAAGCTGCTGAGATGAACAAGAGATCGTTCAAGTATGCCTGGGTGTTGGATAAGCTTAAGGCTGAACGTGAGCGTGGTATCACAATTGATATTGCTTTGTGGAAATTCGAAACCACCAAGTACTACTGCACTGTTATTGATGCTCCTGGGCATCGTGATTTCATCAAGAACATGATTACTGGAACTTCTCAGGCTGATTGTGCTGTCCTTATCATTGACTCCACTACCGGAGGTTTTGAAGCTGGTATTTCTAAGGATGGGCAGACCCGTGAACACGCCCTCCTTGCCTTTACCCTCGGTGTCAAGCAAATGATTTGCTGCTGTAACAAGGTAATGTTTATAGTCAGTCCTCACTCCTTAGTATTCTGGTTTTACGTGTTCTGTTACAGGAAACTTTACTGACTTAGCTCTTTGTGTGACAGATGGATGCCACCACTCCCAAGTACTCCAAATCTAGGTACGATGAAATTGTGAAGGAAGTTTCTTCCTACCTCAAGAAGGTTGGCTACAACCCAGACAAAATTCCCTTTGTTCCCATCTCTGGCTTTGAGGGTGACAACATGATTGAAAGATCCACCAACCTCGATTGGTACAAGGGACCAACCCTTCTTGAGGCCCTTGACCTGATCCAAGAGCCCAAGAGACCGTCTGACAAACCCCTTCGTCTCCCACTTCAGGATGTCTACAAGATTGGAGGTATTGGAACTGTTCCAGTGGGTCGTGTTGAAACCGGTATTATAAAACCTGGTATGGTGGTAACCTTCGCCCCAACTGGACTGACTACTGAAGTTAAGTCTGTGGAGATGCACCACGAAGCTCTCCAAGAAGCTCTCCCTGGTGACAACGTTGGGTTCAACGTGAAAAATGTTGCTGTGAAGGATCTCAAGCGTGGGTATGTTGCTTCAAATTCCAAGGATGATCCTGCCAAGGAAGCTGCAAATTTCACTTCCCAAGTTATCATCATGAACCATCCAGGACAGATTGGAAATGGTTATGCCCCTGTTCTGGACTGCCACACCTCTCACATTGCAGTCAAATTTGCTGAGATCTTAACCAAGATTGACAGGCGATCTGGTAAAGAACTCGAGAAAGAGCCCAAGTTTCTGAAAAATGGAGATGCTGGATTTGTTAAGATGATCCCCACCAAGCCCATGGTGGTGGAAACATTCTCTGAATATCCCCCACTTGGACGATTTGCCGTGAGGGACATGCGTCAAACCGTGGCTGTTGGTGTCATCAAGGCCGTTGAGAAGAAGGACGCATCCGGCGCCAAGGTCACCAAGTCTGCAGCAAAGAAATCAGGGAAGTGAATGGTACGAGTAGCCGTTGGCAGTGGTGAAGTTTGTCAGAATGATGAGTGGATTCTTATTAAGTTATTGTCTGGTTGGGGTTTGTTTTGTCTTTGTTTCGTTGGGTACGTCTTTAAGTTTCCTCCTTCGTCGTTGAGCAGATTCTCTCAGAATTGGGTGCTTGATCGGCGGTGGCAAGTCCTTCCTATTTAAGGTTATATGTTCGATGCGTGTTTTACTTTAAACTACCTTTTTCTGGTATTGAtctttgtttctgtttcttaCATACTGATCGTTTTTGTGACTATTGCATGACTGATTTGCcgtcaaacttttttttttttttttttgaaagaatcAAAAGCTTAAAAGAACCTTAAACTCAACAAAAGGTCACACTAATACGGGGAAACACACTTTTGGTAGTTAAATAGATGATTGGAGTGGCGTGGAAATTTTAAATGACCAGtcaaaataaatcaattttatactaatatttttgaaaatatatatacaccCACAGCTTCTCTTGGAAAGTGTGGTTCCAGAGAGTTGAGTTTTCTGAAAAGCATGTTCTTGttcaataaataaatgaacTGATCCGGGTAAGGGTTAAGGGCTTTCGTATTTTGGAGATCTCTAACTTCTCCATTATAATTCTTTTCGTTCACTTGTGgttcaattattttttcttttcaccattttcaaataggaaaaaaaaatgaaattaatggtAAAAACATCCATTATTGATCTTTTCAGAAAGCAAATTTTGTGGAGAATTTAGCAAAGCAACACAATCTCTTCAACTAATCACTTAAGTTTAGTTTGAAATTAtgtgatacaaaaaagaaaaaaaaaaaacaaaagttaatttaaattaaaattgtttGGGGTACAAGTTAATTTACTTAGTACAGAGATTTAGGAAATGCAATGAAAGTTGGTGGGGGGAAGGTGAAAGAGAAATACGATATGAGTGTTTCCGAAGAAATAAAGATGGTGTAAGTTGTAATGAAACAACGCGGCCTTGCTGGAAATAGAAAAGAGTAAGTAAGAGAATGAGAATGAGAATGAGAGAGGGAAGGGAGGAGACGAAAAGAGTCCGAAGACCCTCGTCGAATAACACTAAAAAATTGATTCATTTTCACTATCTCATTTAAAATTTCCTTACACTAACATAGTTCAACCACCAATTTAACTACTATGTTATGTCAAATAAGTTCAAGGtttatttaaaactattttcaaaACCTCATGGACTAGAATATCTTTTCCTaaactttaaaattaaataaacatcaattttagattttagattttGCCCCCAATAATAACTTAAATAGCGAAAATTAAATGTTAATTTGTTAATTCAAGGTGTCTTATATCGGTCTTGATTTTGGAAGATAGATGAATGTATGTTTTGGTAGAATATTTAAGTGAGGATATatcttatttattttctttttcaaaacttaaactcactaaaaattcaaacaaaaagCATCAAATGATTGTCAATGTTAGAGTCCATTAATCAGTTAACCTTTAAAATCGATGGAACTAGAATTTTGTTGAGGAGTACAAGTTCATATGGGAATAATTTTAGATGTGTCAAAGTAATATTCAAATCATATAATATTGTTGTCAAAGCGAACATAGCTCACTGACATTCAAATGTGTTAGCAACCAAAATGTTTGAAGTTTGAATTACTCATTCTTTATTGAATCAGATGTTCAAGCACAGATGTACAAAGGAATTAGATGTATATTTCCTTTTGAAGATGAGGACCCAAACCTCGAtagttgtttttcttttaaaacataTTTCTATAATGATAATTGAGTTAACTCTACAAATGTAATAaccatcaaaatattttaagatTTGTTACATAGATTTACAAATGTACTCTTCTtgattttttcttgtttaaaattttgttaaggTGGTGTGTAAAAGAAATttaagtttagggtttttttcttttgttattgtttaatatgttgagtttatatatataagaaaagtTAAGAATGAGAGGAGTAGATAAGGGAGATGAGATGAGGAAGAGTTCGGTAACTACTTCTACTCCAATGGTCTTAGATACGTTTCTGGTGAAGAGTCGTGCAAGTTATGATGTGGATATATGAAGTACGTTCCAATTTTAGCCATCTACAACCTCAGCTTTCCTCAATGTCTTCCCACTGTCTTGACACTTCTTCTCAACTCACTGTACAAGGTATACAACGACTTCGTTTTCAAAACCCTAATTCTCCAATTCTTATTTCTCCATGTCTTCCTCATCTAATAAttaatacacaaatgtatagaTCTATGCCACTTAAttatgcttcttcttcttctcctcctgcTATTCTTGGCTCTCCTCCTCGTTCTCCTTTCCCTATTCCGATCCCTATAATCTCCTGACTTGGACACACCACTCTCTCTAATTGCTACAATCCTCACATCACAACCCTCTTAACACAGTCATTGTGCTCACATTTCACTCAACTCTCTTCCCCTGTTCATCCTCATCAAGGTTGGTTTCTTTATTTGGGAGCCACAACCTTGATATGCATAATAAACCATTAGCACTATAGAAAGAAAGAGCCAATTTTTTATGATGTACTTTGGTGAAAGGCTACTAACAGGCTATGGATTCAATTTTTGGTCACTACTTACCTTAGTTTTAATGTCTTTCAAGTTTTTGCATTACCTAAATATACATCGTACAACTTGACGTTTATTTCAGTAATTTCTATTCTACTTTTAGTTTAGTTATTCAAATTCAGTTTCTAAATGAGATGGTAGATGACAGTTGTAATTAACAAACCTAAGTTAGTAACTTCTAACATTATTAGTTTTCTTAACATTTTGATTGcaattttagttattttatGCATAGCTAATGTTTCGATGCATCAAAGATGGTGGTCGTAAAGATGAAGATGCATTAAATATGGTAGTTGAAAAGATTTTCTTAATGTAATTTGAGTTCCTattttttgaagattttttttagaaattcgACCGATCTCTTCAGAAATGAATAGTAAAGATGAATACATGTAATCCCTTCACTTCCTTATTGTTCAAGTTTGTGTGAAATCTTCTAGATCTTCTATATCTAAAAGTAAGAGGTAATCTAAatctagaatttttttttctttttttttttttttgctctttGGATGATTTAAATTTCATACAAGGGGTTAGTTTCTTAGGTATAAATCTTCCTATCAACAAAAAGTTTGGACTTTTAGGTTAAGAATTAAA containing:
- the LOC103503414 gene encoding elongation factor 1-alpha, coding for MGKEKTHINIVVIGHVDSGKSTTTGHLIYKLGGIDKRVIERFEKEAAEMNKRSFKYAWVLDKLKAERERGITIDIALWKFETTKYYCTVIDAPGHRDFIKNMITGTSQADCAVLIIDSTTGGFEAGISKDGQTREHALLAFTLGVKQMICCCNKMDATTPKYSKSRYDEIVKEVSSYLKKVGYNPDKIPFVPISGFEGDNMIERSTNLDWYKGPTLLEALDLIQEPKRPSDKPLRLPLQDVYKIGGIGTVPVGRVETGIIKPGMVVTFAPTGLTTEVKSVEMHHEALQEALPGDNVGFNVKNVAVKDLKRGYVASNSKDDPAKEAANFTSQVIIMNHPGQIGNGYAPVLDCHTSHIAVKFAEILTKIDRRSGKELEKEPKFLKNGDAGFVKMIPTKPMVVETFSEYPPLGRFAVRDMRQTVAVGVIKAVEKKDASGAKVTKSAAKKSGK